In Arthrobacter ramosus, one DNA window encodes the following:
- the pknB gene encoding Stk1 family PASTA domain-containing Ser/Thr kinase: MPTGRSTPAHREDSTPMTSQRVLNGRYELGELLGRGGMADVYKGIDTVLGRTVAVKLLRADLARDPQFHARFKREAQAVAALNHSSIVAIYDTGEYTVSGGPGEDVRVPYIVMEYVSGRTVRDLIRAKELDIDQAIEFILGVLAALEYSHKAGIVHRDIKPANVMVTGESNDVKVMDFGIARAMADSAATMTQTQAVVGTAQYLSPEQALGETVDARSDLYSAACLLFEMLTSRPPFTGDSPVSVAYQHVREIPEPASTFNPAVSEALDSVLAKGLQKNRADRFQDAAAFRRALRAAKNGIAVPALASGTPTDVQDVVPSTRQIPEHGLVRGLTGAEFLDSTLSLGSGNGQAAGDQDMLALQAGEPEPEADHDGAMPLGFAPERERTARQKSRRRAWTAVVVILVLLVLAGGGFWVYSTVNQKPAPPALIAVPQVVGMSEATALQTLYGANLSPESHHVPDDKVPKGAVISTDPGVGSQVAPKSQVMLNVSDGPLSATVPAGLSGLTEAAARDLLRQAGLVGGSSTLANSATVPAGSVISTKPASGAVVGVGSTVDLVVSTGKVSVPQLVGLSEADAEALLKTNGLAIAVTEQENSQVTPGKVTSQGDAFNSLVEQGKTISVIVAKAPVPSPSPTPTPTPSPSDTKGGGGLGGLGG; encoded by the coding sequence ATGCCAACCGGACGCTCCACCCCCGCCCACAGAGAGGACAGCACTCCAATGACATCCCAGCGCGTCCTCAACGGGCGGTACGAACTCGGTGAATTGCTCGGTCGTGGCGGCATGGCCGATGTCTACAAGGGCATCGACACGGTGCTCGGACGAACCGTAGCGGTGAAGCTGCTCCGTGCCGATCTTGCCCGCGATCCGCAGTTCCATGCCCGCTTCAAGCGCGAGGCACAGGCAGTGGCGGCCCTGAACCACTCCTCGATCGTTGCCATCTATGACACCGGCGAGTACACGGTGTCCGGTGGACCGGGCGAGGACGTCCGCGTCCCGTACATCGTGATGGAATACGTGTCCGGCCGGACTGTCCGCGACCTGATCCGTGCCAAGGAACTGGACATCGATCAAGCCATCGAGTTCATCCTTGGCGTCCTTGCCGCGCTGGAGTACAGCCACAAGGCCGGGATCGTGCATCGCGACATCAAACCGGCCAACGTCATGGTGACCGGGGAGTCAAACGATGTGAAGGTCATGGACTTCGGAATCGCCCGGGCGATGGCCGATTCCGCGGCAACCATGACCCAGACGCAGGCCGTCGTTGGTACTGCCCAGTACCTGTCGCCCGAGCAGGCCCTCGGCGAGACCGTGGATGCCCGCAGCGATCTGTACTCTGCGGCGTGCCTCCTGTTTGAAATGCTGACGTCCCGCCCCCCGTTCACGGGCGACAGCCCTGTCTCGGTGGCCTACCAGCACGTCCGCGAGATCCCGGAGCCCGCCAGCACCTTCAATCCGGCCGTTTCGGAGGCACTGGACAGTGTCCTGGCCAAGGGCCTGCAGAAGAATCGGGCCGATCGTTTCCAGGATGCGGCCGCCTTCCGGCGTGCCTTGCGTGCGGCCAAGAACGGCATTGCAGTCCCGGCCCTTGCTTCCGGAACGCCCACGGACGTCCAGGACGTGGTGCCGTCGACACGGCAGATTCCCGAACATGGCTTGGTGCGCGGCCTGACGGGCGCCGAATTCCTGGACAGCACTCTGAGCCTAGGATCGGGCAACGGCCAGGCCGCCGGCGACCAGGACATGCTGGCCCTCCAGGCCGGCGAACCGGAACCTGAAGCAGACCACGACGGCGCCATGCCGCTTGGTTTCGCCCCTGAACGCGAGCGGACCGCCCGGCAGAAGTCCCGCCGTCGTGCGTGGACCGCGGTGGTGGTTATTTTGGTGCTGCTGGTCTTGGCCGGCGGCGGATTCTGGGTCTACAGCACGGTGAACCAGAAGCCGGCTCCGCCCGCGTTGATCGCGGTACCGCAGGTCGTCGGTATGAGCGAGGCCACGGCATTGCAGACGCTTTACGGCGCCAATCTCAGCCCGGAGTCGCACCATGTCCCGGATGACAAGGTCCCCAAGGGGGCGGTGATCAGCACCGACCCCGGCGTGGGGTCCCAAGTGGCGCCGAAATCGCAAGTCATGCTGAACGTTTCAGACGGGCCGCTCTCGGCGACTGTCCCGGCAGGCCTGAGCGGCCTCACCGAAGCCGCGGCCCGCGACCTCCTGCGTCAGGCCGGCCTCGTAGGCGGGTCAAGTACCTTGGCCAATAGTGCGACGGTTCCCGCGGGCTCCGTCATCAGCACCAAACCGGCTTCCGGGGCTGTGGTTGGGGTGGGCAGCACGGTTGACTTGGTGGTGTCCACGGGCAAGGTATCCGTGCCTCAACTCGTTGGTTTGAGCGAGGCCGATGCCGAAGCGCTGCTCAAAACGAACGGTCTGGCCATCGCGGTCACCGAACAGGAGAATTCGCAAGTAACCCCAGGCAAGGTGACGAGCCAGGGCGATGCTTTCAATTCCCTCGTGGAGCAGGGCAAGACCATCAGCGTGATTGTCGCGAAGGCTCCCGTCCCGTCACCGAGTCCCACTCCGACGCCTACGCCGTCTCCGAGCGACACCAAGGGCGGCGGAGGCTTGGGCGGATTAGGCGGCTAG